The Candidatus Thorarchaeota archaeon genome includes a window with the following:
- the fen gene encoding flap endonuclease-1 — MGTKLGAIVQAETLSLSDLSGREIAVDAFNSIYSFLAIIRQVDGTPLKDRKGRVTSHLSGLFYRNINLLEKGIHPVYVFDGEPPQLKSEEIERRRMVRKEARKEWKKAKEEGRMEDARKAAQASSKLTEEMVIDSKELLSALGIPHIQAPSEGEALAAQLVQENLVWASASQDNDSLLYGCPRMIRNLTISGRRRSRSSSGYITIEPELIDLDLNLRLLEISQEQLIDIAILIGTDYNDSPKGIGPKTALKLVKKHGTLEEIESATDYDFDFPYEQIRSIFLRSPQATVEAPEWEDPNFDGIRTILCNEHDFSRSRVDSSLERLEASLEKIRDTTRQSALEDFF; from the coding sequence ATGGGTACGAAACTTGGAGCAATCGTCCAGGCTGAGACACTCTCACTATCAGATTTATCTGGTCGTGAGATTGCAGTAGATGCTTTCAATTCTATATACTCCTTCTTGGCGATAATCCGTCAGGTTGATGGCACCCCCCTCAAAGACCGAAAAGGGCGGGTAACAAGTCATCTCAGTGGGCTCTTCTACCGAAATATCAATCTGCTTGAGAAGGGCATCCATCCCGTGTATGTCTTTGATGGTGAGCCCCCTCAGCTAAAATCTGAAGAAATCGAACGTAGACGAATGGTGCGAAAAGAAGCCCGAAAAGAATGGAAAAAGGCAAAGGAAGAAGGTCGTATGGAAGATGCTCGAAAGGCGGCTCAAGCAAGCTCCAAACTCACTGAAGAGATGGTTATTGATAGTAAGGAGCTACTTTCTGCTCTCGGTATACCTCATATACAAGCACCCTCCGAAGGAGAAGCGTTAGCCGCTCAACTTGTACAAGAGAACTTGGTCTGGGCAAGTGCAAGCCAAGATAACGATTCACTACTTTACGGCTGTCCGAGAATGATAAGAAATTTGACTATATCCGGACGTAGAAGATCCCGCTCTTCTAGCGGTTATATCACTATCGAGCCGGAACTCATTGATCTTGACCTTAACCTCCGACTGCTTGAAATCAGTCAGGAACAGTTGATAGATATAGCTATTCTCATCGGTACTGATTACAATGATTCCCCTAAAGGCATTGGTCCCAAGACTGCGTTGAAGCTGGTGAAGAAACATGGCACTCTGGAGGAAATTGAATCAGCTACTGACTATGATTTTGATTTTCCTTATGAACAGATTCGTAGCATCTTCTTGAGATCTCCTCAAGCAACGGTCGAAGCACCAGAGTGGGAGGATCCAAATTTTGATGGCATTCGAACTATCTTGTGTAATGAGCACGATTTTAGCAGAAGTCGGGTAGATAGCTCGCTTGAGAGGCTGGAAGCATCATTAGAAAAGATTCGCGATACCACTCGACAGAGTGCGTTAGAAGATTTCTTCTAG
- a CDS encoding DUF1610 domain-containing protein, whose product MKAIRCTSCHHSISPKENSVKFRCPSCGEFIIWRCENCRRFSIDYTCPNCGFEGP is encoded by the coding sequence ATGAAAGCTATAAGATGTACCTCATGCCATCATTCCATTTCACCCAAAGAAAACAGCGTCAAGTTTCGATGCCCTTCATGTGGAGAATTCATTATATGGCGTTGCGAGAATTGCAGACGTTTTTCCATTGATTATACGTGCCCCAATTGTGGCTTTGAAGGGCCCTAA
- a CDS encoding elongation factor 1-beta, with protein MARVIITLKVMPEDVDIDQEALLEKIKENIPKGTDVRATEIVPVAFGLKAIRMNVAREESMGGTEDIEEAIMDIEGIAQVEVERVSRM; from the coding sequence ATGGCACGAGTGATAATCACACTAAAGGTCATGCCCGAGGATGTAGATATCGATCAAGAGGCACTACTAGAGAAGATAAAAGAGAATATCCCAAAAGGTACTGATGTGCGAGCAACCGAAATAGTACCGGTAGCATTCGGTCTGAAAGCAATTAGGATGAATGTTGCTAGGGAGGAATCAATGGGGGGCACAGAAGATATCGAAGAAGCCATAATGGACATTGAGGGTATAGCCCAAGTCGAAGTAGAACGCGTATCAAGAATGTAA
- a CDS encoding CDC48 family AAA ATPase, giving the protein MVEIVLKVAEAEHRDIGRFIVRIDSMSMDEMGIRTGDIVQIHGKKDTAAIAWPAYQGDKGQDIIRMDGRIRRNAGVSLGENVKVERADEEPARNVSLAPTSVPISPEPRFEEFVKRKLLNCPVTNGDTVFIPILGRAIPFKVTSTKPAGTVVVQHSSVLSISEKPTGDVVGTSQVTYEEIGGLEEPIQRIREMVELPMRHPEIFKRLGIEPPRGLILHGPPGTGKTLLAKAVASESEANFTHINGPEIMSKFYGESEQKLRKIFEDAEENAPSIVFIDELDAIAPKREDVQGEVERRVVAQLLATMDGLKARGQVVVIGATNRINALDPALRRPGRFDRELEIGVPDEPGRLEILLIHSRGMPLTSEGKGKVNLDELAKVTHGFVGADLEALCREAAMKALRRYLPSIDLEDERIPQEVLEKLEVNRMDFTSALREIQPSAVREVFVEVPDVQWEQVGGLDDVIQELIEVVEWPLKKPEVFDRIGITVPKGVLVFGPPGCGKTLLAKAIATESEANFISVKGPELLSKWVGESEKAVREVFRKARTAAPSIIFFDEIDAIAPTRGSVTGDSHVSERVISQLLTEMDGLEGLEDILVLAATNRPDLIDPALLRTGRFDRFVYVDAPDKKGRKEILDIYTKDMPLDDDVDIKELVRKTEHFVGGDIEALCREAGMRALREDTDIEVVSKRHFDAALEKIHPSVTKDQLDKFQRLNQQLRRAPSVSVGPQGYTI; this is encoded by the coding sequence TTGGTTGAAATAGTGTTGAAGGTAGCTGAAGCTGAACACAGGGACATAGGCCGGTTCATAGTTCGAATTGATTCGATGTCCATGGATGAAATGGGAATCCGAACCGGTGACATAGTCCAAATTCATGGCAAGAAAGATACAGCAGCGATAGCTTGGCCAGCCTACCAAGGAGACAAAGGCCAAGACATCATCCGAATGGATGGTCGTATTCGGCGAAACGCTGGTGTTAGCTTGGGTGAGAATGTCAAAGTCGAAAGAGCTGATGAAGAGCCAGCACGAAATGTAAGTCTTGCACCAACATCAGTTCCAATCAGCCCAGAGCCCCGATTTGAAGAGTTTGTAAAAAGGAAGCTACTCAATTGTCCGGTTACGAATGGGGATACCGTATTCATACCTATTCTTGGAAGAGCGATTCCCTTCAAAGTCACATCCACGAAACCAGCTGGCACCGTTGTAGTCCAGCATTCAAGCGTGTTATCGATATCAGAGAAACCGACAGGTGACGTTGTGGGAACCTCGCAGGTAACATATGAGGAGATTGGTGGCCTAGAAGAGCCAATTCAACGTATCAGGGAAATGGTGGAACTTCCAATGCGTCATCCCGAAATTTTCAAACGGCTCGGTATCGAACCACCACGAGGGCTCATACTGCATGGTCCACCAGGTACTGGAAAAACACTCCTAGCCAAAGCTGTAGCAAGCGAATCTGAAGCAAACTTCACCCACATCAATGGCCCTGAAATAATGTCCAAATTCTATGGTGAATCCGAACAAAAGCTCAGGAAGATTTTCGAGGATGCAGAAGAGAACGCTCCAAGCATTGTATTCATTGACGAATTGGATGCTATTGCACCGAAAAGAGAAGATGTACAGGGAGAAGTTGAACGTAGAGTCGTTGCTCAGTTACTGGCCACAATGGATGGACTGAAAGCAAGAGGACAAGTCGTAGTTATTGGCGCCACTAATCGAATAAATGCTCTAGACCCTGCTCTGCGCAGACCAGGAAGATTCGATAGGGAGTTAGAAATCGGTGTTCCCGACGAACCGGGACGACTTGAGATTCTACTCATTCACTCAAGGGGTATGCCTTTAACATCGGAAGGAAAAGGCAAAGTGAACTTGGATGAGCTGGCAAAGGTAACTCATGGTTTTGTAGGAGCTGACCTAGAGGCCCTCTGTAGAGAAGCTGCTATGAAGGCCTTGAGGAGATATTTGCCAAGTATCGATCTTGAAGATGAACGTATACCACAAGAAGTTCTTGAAAAACTTGAAGTAAATCGAATGGACTTTACCAGTGCACTACGCGAGATACAACCATCTGCAGTTCGAGAAGTCTTCGTTGAAGTTCCCGATGTACAGTGGGAACAAGTCGGAGGTCTCGATGACGTCATCCAAGAACTAATTGAAGTTGTAGAATGGCCGCTGAAGAAACCCGAAGTTTTCGATCGAATCGGAATCACTGTACCCAAGGGCGTTTTGGTCTTTGGTCCACCCGGATGTGGTAAGACTCTTCTGGCAAAGGCCATAGCTACTGAGAGTGAGGCCAACTTCATCAGTGTCAAGGGACCAGAGCTTCTATCCAAGTGGGTGGGAGAAAGCGAAAAGGCTGTTCGTGAGGTTTTCAGAAAGGCAAGAACTGCCGCACCATCTATCATATTTTTTGATGAAATCGATGCAATCGCTCCAACGAGAGGGAGCGTAACAGGAGATAGTCACGTTAGCGAGCGCGTGATAAGCCAGCTACTGACAGAAATGGATGGATTGGAAGGATTGGAGGATATTCTCGTTTTGGCGGCTACTAACCGACCTGATTTGATTGATCCCGCACTCTTGAGAACCGGACGATTTGATAGATTCGTCTACGTAGATGCACCAGATAAGAAAGGAAGAAAGGAGATTCTTGACATCTACACCAAAGACATGCCACTGGATGATGATGTAGATATTAAGGAACTTGTGAGGAAGACCGAGCATTTTGTGGGTGGAGACATAGAAGCCCTCTGTCGGGAGGCAGGAATGCGGGCTCTACGAGAGGATACAGATATCGAGGTTGTATCAAAGCGCCATTTTGATGCCGCCTTAGAGAAGATTCATCCTTCGGTCACAAAGGATCAACTAGACAAGTTCCAGAGACTCAATCAACAACTTAGAAGAGCTCCGTCGGTTTCTGTTGGACCGCAAGGCTATACAATATGA
- a CDS encoding FAD synthase, giving the protein MTRSKILAAGKFDILHLGHLAYLRQAKELAGSDGQLVVVIARDDTIERERGAPPVFPQEQRQHLVEALEMVDKAVIGYDNEDHAAIVIDIKPDIVALGYDQNANEKYLKKRMSEAGLEVRIVRLDKKKADGLCSSTEIRKRIIAYYKENGSIPGME; this is encoded by the coding sequence ATGACCCGAAGCAAGATCCTTGCAGCTGGAAAATTCGACATATTGCATCTAGGTCATCTCGCGTACCTAAGACAAGCAAAGGAACTAGCGGGTTCAGATGGACAATTAGTGGTAGTTATTGCACGAGATGATACCATCGAACGGGAAAGAGGGGCACCGCCAGTGTTTCCACAGGAACAGAGACAGCATCTTGTTGAGGCTCTAGAAATGGTTGATAAGGCGGTTATAGGCTACGATAATGAAGACCATGCAGCCATTGTCATAGACATCAAGCCGGATATAGTGGCTCTGGGATACGATCAGAACGCGAATGAGAAATATCTCAAGAAGCGAATGAGTGAGGCAGGGCTTGAAGTAAGAATCGTCAGATTGGATAAGAAGAAGGCTGACGGACTGTGTTCTTCCACTGAAATCAGAAAGCGCATTATTGCATATTACAAAGAAAATGGCAGTATTCCAGGAATGGAATAG
- a CDS encoding phosphoadenosine phosphosulfate reductase family protein, giving the protein MLGGAPYLGEIRLFWCDTCNVPKARETPCGVCGEEVREVEISPPGDSFPAMDGHLQLTRTALDRQFGKGTGTSVLPATKTIVMNKAPSLDSMFEIVIDGYVIGRLRYDIPKQEYTFLLTLEGGRRIAQLSEQKWVGCDSDVVRFLLDGANLMQPGVSGCDAEIEIGDEVYITDPSGLVVATGLARMSGEEMHEQEKGYAIKVREAAEPVAPHINPTQATWDDAVDANTADLESIEEEAISFVKRVADKENKPVVVGFSGGKDSLVTYLVVKKALDKKPPLFFIDTGIELPETTEFVEQFAQEENVPLIGQKVNDEFWEAMKDFGPPARDYRWCCKIVKLGPAAQTIKNEFSGNVLNFMGQRKLESYRRSREPRVTSNPWVPGQKSANPIQDWNALEVWLYLFKEDISFNPLYKRGYQRIGCFLCPSSSLAELDALKETHPRLHRHLSEKLMKWADEYGYPKEWVDFGFWRWKNLPAGQMNLVTKLELDISPSRRSPSSELSLSMDDTIRTNDSRYEIQGKFSSDLDLHRVSNLMPIFGETTLSDGDGALITKTDDVRIILHSSGSLTLHGRSAEKIRKLIDQIECAVTRATLCQGCGSCVARCEYDALELVNGKVKVNSQRCSGCLKCNEWPCPTYLQ; this is encoded by the coding sequence ATTCTGGGCGGTGCACCCTATCTGGGCGAGATACGCCTATTCTGGTGTGATACATGTAATGTACCAAAAGCCAGGGAGACCCCATGTGGAGTCTGCGGTGAAGAGGTACGTGAGGTAGAAATCTCCCCTCCTGGCGATTCTTTTCCTGCTATGGATGGTCATTTACAGTTAACACGTACAGCATTGGATAGGCAATTTGGAAAAGGTACTGGTACAAGTGTTCTACCTGCTACCAAAACAATCGTCATGAACAAGGCACCTTCTCTCGATTCGATGTTTGAGATTGTTATAGACGGATATGTAATCGGCCGATTACGGTATGATATACCAAAGCAAGAGTACACATTCCTACTTACCCTTGAAGGCGGACGAAGGATTGCACAGCTGAGCGAACAGAAGTGGGTCGGATGTGATTCTGATGTGGTTCGGTTTCTCTTGGATGGTGCCAACTTGATGCAGCCCGGTGTGTCTGGGTGCGATGCAGAAATTGAGATTGGTGATGAAGTATATATCACCGACCCCTCGGGTCTTGTTGTTGCAACGGGGTTGGCACGGATGAGCGGAGAAGAGATGCATGAACAAGAGAAAGGCTATGCAATCAAGGTGCGGGAAGCGGCTGAACCTGTTGCACCACACATCAATCCTACACAAGCAACTTGGGATGACGCAGTAGATGCAAATACAGCGGATTTAGAAAGCATCGAGGAGGAAGCGATATCCTTTGTCAAGCGGGTTGCTGACAAAGAAAACAAACCCGTGGTGGTTGGTTTTAGTGGTGGTAAAGACTCTCTTGTCACTTATCTGGTTGTGAAAAAAGCCCTAGACAAAAAACCGCCCCTCTTTTTCATCGATACTGGGATCGAACTACCCGAAACGACAGAGTTCGTTGAACAGTTCGCTCAGGAAGAGAATGTCCCCCTCATCGGCCAAAAGGTTAATGATGAGTTTTGGGAGGCAATGAAAGATTTTGGTCCTCCCGCTAGAGACTATAGATGGTGCTGCAAAATTGTTAAATTGGGCCCAGCTGCTCAGACAATAAAGAACGAATTCTCGGGAAATGTACTCAATTTCATGGGACAGCGTAAGCTCGAATCTTATCGACGTTCCCGTGAACCACGGGTAACCTCTAATCCATGGGTTCCGGGCCAAAAATCCGCAAATCCAATTCAAGACTGGAACGCGTTGGAGGTCTGGCTATATCTATTCAAAGAAGATATATCGTTCAATCCCCTCTACAAACGCGGATATCAGCGAATTGGTTGTTTCTTGTGTCCGTCATCTTCATTAGCGGAACTCGATGCACTGAAAGAGACTCATCCCCGTCTTCACAGACATCTTTCTGAAAAACTGATGAAATGGGCTGACGAATATGGATATCCTAAGGAGTGGGTAGACTTCGGCTTCTGGAGATGGAAAAATCTTCCTGCTGGTCAGATGAACTTGGTTACGAAACTAGAGCTCGACATTTCTCCTAGTCGACGTTCCCCGAGTAGTGAACTGAGCTTGTCAATGGACGACACTATTCGCACGAATGATAGTAGATATGAGATACAAGGCAAATTCTCTTCAGATTTAGATTTGCATCGCGTATCCAATCTTATGCCCATATTCGGTGAAACGACGCTCTCTGACGGTGATGGGGCACTCATAACAAAAACTGACGATGTGAGGATAATTCTGCATAGTTCTGGCTCACTTACCCTTCACGGGAGAAGCGCAGAGAAGATTCGAAAACTCATCGATCAAATTGAGTGCGCTGTCACGCGAGCCACACTCTGTCAAGGCTGTGGCAGCTGTGTTGCAAGGTGTGAATATGACGCCCTTGAACTTGTAAATGGCAAAGTAAAAGTCAACTCGCAGCGATGTTCGGGTTGTTTGAAATGTAATGAATGGCCTTGCCCCACGTATCTGCAGTAG
- the deoC gene encoding deoxyribose-phosphate aldolase, whose translation MELTSSKLAQMIDHTELKPDTPPNRIRELCQEAIDYGFGAVCVNSCNVMLASDELAETNVNVCSVVGFPLGAMMTEAKAFEAECAVNNGAHEIDMVMNIGAMKAGNEELVEEDIAAVVEASGGKPVKVILETGFLTEDETTTASQLAEGAGAAFVKTSTGFGPRGASVEDVEIMHDAVGGRLGIKAAGGIHTYDEAKAMVDAGATRIGASRGIQIISGAED comes from the coding sequence ATGGAGCTCACATCCAGCAAACTTGCTCAGATGATAGATCATACAGAACTGAAACCTGATACACCCCCTAATCGAATAAGGGAGCTATGCCAAGAAGCGATAGATTATGGATTTGGGGCTGTATGTGTAAATAGTTGTAATGTAATGCTCGCCTCGGATGAACTTGCTGAGACAAATGTAAATGTTTGTAGTGTGGTCGGTTTTCCCTTGGGAGCTATGATGACTGAGGCCAAGGCCTTTGAAGCAGAGTGTGCGGTAAACAATGGCGCACATGAAATTGATATGGTCATGAATATCGGCGCGATGAAGGCCGGAAATGAAGAGCTGGTGGAAGAGGATATTGCTGCTGTTGTTGAGGCTTCAGGTGGCAAACCCGTGAAAGTGATTTTGGAGACTGGTTTTCTTACCGAAGATGAAACTACAACAGCTAGCCAACTAGCAGAGGGCGCTGGAGCGGCATTTGTAAAAACCTCTACCGGTTTTGGCCCTCGTGGGGCCTCCGTTGAGGATGTTGAAATCATGCATGATGCGGTTGGTGGTAGACTGGGCATCAAGGCTGCCGGAGGAATCCACACCTACGATGAAGCAAAGGCTATGGTTGATGCTGGTGCAACACGAATTGGTGCTAGCAGAGGCATCCAAATCATTAGTGGTGCAGAGGATTAA